From the Hyphomicrobium sp. ghe19 genome, one window contains:
- a CDS encoding nucleotidyltransferase family protein, which translates to MTSATRPTSAFVLAAGKGERMRPLTNTLPKPLVPLDGKPLIDHVLDRLAAAGIKRAVVNVHYLADKIEKHLAHRSAPKITISDERDKLLDTGGGALRALPKLGDEPFVIHNSDSVWIEGLGSNLDRLLSGFDANLMDSLMLVAPLAASIGYDGPGDFQMDSTGHLTRQTGPRLAPFVFAGVSIAHPRLFENAPSGPFSLNKLWDRAIDKGRLYGLRLEGIWMHVGTPDALAEAEAALRAPLTTSSD; encoded by the coding sequence ATGACGTCCGCCACGCGCCCCACCAGCGCATTCGTACTGGCAGCCGGCAAAGGCGAGCGCATGCGTCCGCTGACCAATACCCTGCCGAAGCCGCTCGTGCCGCTCGACGGCAAGCCACTGATCGATCACGTGCTCGATCGTCTAGCCGCCGCAGGCATCAAGCGTGCCGTGGTCAACGTTCACTACCTCGCTGACAAAATCGAAAAGCATCTGGCACACCGCTCCGCTCCGAAAATCACCATTTCCGACGAGCGCGACAAACTTCTCGACACGGGTGGCGGGGCGTTGCGTGCGCTGCCGAAGCTCGGCGACGAACCATTCGTCATCCATAATTCCGATTCAGTTTGGATCGAAGGGCTGGGCTCCAATCTCGATCGCCTGCTGAGCGGTTTCGATGCAAACCTCATGGACAGCCTCATGCTCGTCGCGCCTCTCGCCGCAAGCATCGGCTACGACGGTCCCGGTGATTTCCAGATGGACTCGACGGGCCACCTGACGCGTCAGACCGGGCCACGCCTTGCGCCGTTCGTCTTCGCCGGAGTTTCAATCGCCCATCCGCGTCTGTTCGAAAACGCGCCGAGCGGACCGTTCTCGTTGAACAAACTGTGGGATCGCGCCATCGACAAGGGCCGGCTTTATGGTCTCCGTCTCGAAGGCATTTGGATGCACGTTGGCACCCCTGATGCGCTAGCGGAAGCGGAAGCCGCACTCAGAGCACCGCTGACGACGAGTTCCGACTGA
- the tsaE gene encoding tRNA (adenosine(37)-N6)-threonylcarbamoyltransferase complex ATPase subunit type 1 TsaE, whose product MINPAFSFNDLTEGDVSRVAQEVAFLVQPGDTLALEGDLGAGKSTFARALIRAISGNPSLEIPSPTFTLVQAYETPRFDIAHFDLYRLSDASEIDELGLDAALTRGIAIIEWPSKGNDRVPRERFTIRFDETDAPDRRNVSIGTPADFVARIERFAAIRDFLSRAGWGEASTAFSYLQGDASPRRYARLQKADGTRAILMDSPQRPDGPPIRDGKSYSAIAHLAESVRAFVAIDGALAATGLSVPRILAEDLAQGLLIIEDFGDEVFGAEVSRGRDQAGLWKRGVDTLIAVQSIPPPTRIVLSDGSTFALPEADEGVLEIETQLLLDWYWPALHGTPAPQSARDAFTALWKSTFERVLSQPKTWLLRDFHSPNLIALDDRPSPRDVGIIDFQDAMIGPAAYDLVSLLQDARLDVPETLEKQLLDHYIAINSSRNPAFDEPEFRFSYAALGAQRNTKILGIFARLAMRDGKRQYLAHMPRIWGYLERDLQHEALAGLRAWYDANLPRSLRAEALKI is encoded by the coding sequence ATGATAAACCCGGCATTCTCATTCAACGACCTGACGGAAGGCGACGTCTCGCGAGTGGCGCAAGAGGTCGCGTTCCTCGTGCAGCCCGGAGATACGTTGGCGCTGGAGGGTGATCTCGGCGCCGGCAAATCGACCTTTGCGCGTGCCCTCATACGAGCGATTTCGGGCAATCCGTCGCTCGAAATTCCAAGCCCCACCTTCACCCTGGTGCAGGCCTACGAAACCCCGCGTTTCGACATCGCACACTTCGACCTCTACCGTCTTTCCGACGCGAGCGAGATCGACGAACTCGGTCTCGACGCCGCCCTCACGCGCGGCATTGCCATCATCGAATGGCCGTCGAAGGGTAACGACCGCGTTCCACGCGAGCGCTTCACCATTCGCTTCGACGAAACAGACGCGCCGGACCGCAGAAACGTCAGCATCGGCACGCCAGCCGATTTCGTGGCCCGTATCGAGCGCTTCGCCGCGATCCGGGATTTTCTGTCGCGCGCAGGCTGGGGCGAAGCGTCGACGGCATTCAGCTATCTGCAGGGCGACGCCTCACCGCGCCGCTACGCTCGCCTTCAGAAAGCCGACGGCACGCGCGCAATCCTCATGGATTCACCCCAGCGGCCGGATGGTCCACCGATACGCGACGGCAAGTCTTACAGCGCCATCGCGCATCTCGCGGAAAGCGTCAGAGCCTTCGTCGCAATCGACGGTGCGCTCGCGGCCACCGGACTCTCGGTCCCGCGCATCCTTGCCGAGGACCTCGCGCAAGGACTGCTGATCATCGAGGATTTCGGCGACGAAGTTTTCGGCGCTGAAGTTTCTCGAGGACGCGATCAGGCCGGACTCTGGAAGCGCGGCGTCGATACGTTGATCGCGGTTCAGAGCATTCCTCCACCGACGCGCATCGTCCTTTCGGATGGCTCAACGTTCGCACTCCCCGAAGCCGACGAGGGCGTGCTGGAAATCGAAACCCAGCTTCTTCTCGATTGGTACTGGCCGGCGCTCCACGGCACACCTGCGCCCCAATCGGCTCGCGACGCATTCACGGCGTTGTGGAAGAGCACATTCGAGCGGGTGTTGAGCCAGCCGAAAACTTGGCTGCTCCGCGACTTTCATTCGCCAAATCTGATCGCACTCGACGACCGGCCGAGCCCACGCGACGTCGGCATCATCGATTTCCAGGATGCCATGATCGGGCCCGCTGCCTATGATCTCGTATCCCTTCTCCAGGATGCTCGGCTCGACGTGCCGGAAACCCTGGAAAAACAACTGCTCGACCATTACATCGCGATCAATTCCTCCCGGAACCCGGCATTTGACGAGCCCGAATTCCGCTTCAGCTACGCCGCACTAGGGGCACAACGAAATACCAAAATCCTCGGCATCTTCGCGCGGTTAGCTATGCGCGACGGGAAAAGGCAATACCTGGCCCATATGCCACGGATCTGGGGGTATCTCGAACGAGACCTGCAGCATGAGGCTCTCGCCGGACTGAGAGCATGGTATGACGCGAACCTACCTCGGAGCCTGCGCGCAGAAGCCCTGAAGATCTAA
- a CDS encoding ATP-binding protein codes for MRTTPGQNRRLTTRLQLALLLLAAMACVATMLAVFVGGHQMEANELSERQLAVVGIVAATVFMAGLIIWHMGSVARKEAGKAKAESQHLRRNLAAADAIIRAEPQVLIFWEQGQAVRIASHTLTGIPGLPEQHAEILRFGQWLQPASADTLKTSLDMLFTNGRAFSIILKTSAAAAIEAEGRAAGGRAVLRFKDVSTYKAEIARIDERHAALTRDIHSSRALLDTLPMPVWLRDPANRLIWVNKAYVKAVEAESELEVLDRQIELLETRQRKHVLKAVGAGQSYRARVHLIAGGERKPHDIVVIPVDGMMAGAAIDVTDIETAQGELDRQVEAYDRTLDRVETAVALFNREQKLVFYNAAFTKLWSLDPEWLTTRPTDSDILDRLREIGVLPPVVSHRDWKAQVLAGYRSGAPLEDIWHLTDGRIVNVIAEQRPDGGVTYLFGDETDRLALEARYNALIDVQRETLDSLKEGVAVFGTDGRLKLFNRAFCGIWQIPAGKLNELPHIGEIIAAVQNLYPDAGTWMRIGRAVTAFQDERETFSGQMIRTDNVVVDYALMPLPDGATLLTYADVTDAKRAERALVERNEALVAADRLKTNFIGHISYELRTPLNTIIGFSDMLASPMFGELNDKQREYLADIMSSSKTLLAIIDDILDLTTIEAGGLELKVAPVGVRAIIDAAILGIRERAVRSRLTIDIAVADDVTEIMVDEARMRQVLYNLLSNAVGFSKINGTVYLACWRQAGNIFFRVEDAGIGIPKDQIGRVFQRFESRSRGSEHRGAGLGLSIAKSLVELHGGNIEITSEEGRGTRVVVRIPERPVSRTSGGDRDRLAGGERAA; via the coding sequence ATGCGCACGACGCCCGGCCAGAACCGACGGTTGACGACCCGGCTCCAGCTGGCGCTTCTGCTGCTCGCGGCGATGGCCTGCGTCGCCACCATGCTCGCCGTCTTCGTGGGCGGCCATCAAATGGAAGCGAACGAGCTGAGCGAACGTCAGTTGGCCGTCGTCGGCATCGTAGCCGCGACCGTGTTCATGGCGGGCCTCATCATCTGGCACATGGGCAGCGTCGCCCGCAAAGAAGCCGGCAAGGCCAAAGCCGAGAGCCAACATCTTCGCCGTAACCTCGCGGCAGCGGACGCGATCATCCGCGCAGAGCCGCAGGTCCTCATATTTTGGGAGCAGGGACAGGCTGTCCGCATCGCCTCTCATACGCTGACTGGAATTCCGGGCCTTCCGGAGCAGCACGCAGAGATCCTGCGCTTTGGACAATGGCTGCAACCGGCATCCGCCGACACGCTGAAGACGTCTCTCGACATGCTCTTCACTAATGGCCGTGCCTTCAGCATCATCCTGAAGACGAGCGCCGCCGCCGCCATCGAAGCGGAGGGCCGCGCCGCGGGCGGCCGCGCCGTGCTGCGCTTCAAGGATGTGTCGACTTACAAAGCCGAAATCGCGAGGATCGACGAGCGCCACGCCGCCCTCACCCGCGACATTCACTCGAGCCGCGCCCTCCTCGACACCCTGCCGATGCCCGTTTGGCTGCGCGATCCGGCGAACCGCCTCATCTGGGTCAACAAAGCGTACGTCAAAGCGGTCGAGGCCGAGAGCGAGCTTGAGGTCCTGGACCGCCAGATCGAATTGCTCGAGACGCGCCAGCGTAAGCATGTGTTGAAAGCCGTCGGCGCTGGCCAAAGCTATCGTGCGCGCGTTCACCTCATCGCAGGTGGCGAGCGCAAACCACACGACATCGTCGTCATACCCGTCGACGGCATGATGGCCGGAGCGGCGATCGACGTCACGGACATCGAAACCGCGCAAGGCGAACTCGATCGCCAGGTTGAGGCTTACGACCGGACGCTCGACCGCGTGGAAACTGCTGTCGCGCTGTTCAATCGCGAGCAGAAGCTGGTTTTCTACAACGCCGCCTTCACGAAGCTTTGGTCGCTCGACCCGGAGTGGCTGACGACCCGCCCGACCGACTCCGACATCCTCGATCGGCTGCGCGAGATCGGCGTACTTCCGCCGGTCGTCAGTCATCGCGATTGGAAAGCCCAGGTCCTCGCCGGCTACCGCTCCGGCGCGCCGCTCGAAGACATCTGGCATCTGACGGACGGACGCATCGTCAACGTCATCGCAGAGCAGCGCCCCGATGGCGGCGTCACCTACCTCTTTGGCGACGAGACCGACCGCCTTGCGCTCGAAGCCCGCTATAACGCCCTGATCGACGTGCAGCGCGAAACACTCGACAGCCTCAAGGAAGGCGTCGCCGTGTTCGGAACGGACGGCCGCCTCAAGCTGTTCAACCGGGCTTTCTGTGGGATCTGGCAAATCCCCGCCGGCAAGCTCAATGAACTGCCGCATATCGGCGAGATCATCGCCGCGGTTCAAAACCTCTATCCGGACGCTGGAACGTGGATGCGCATCGGCCGCGCGGTCACCGCATTCCAGGACGAGCGCGAGACATTCTCAGGCCAGATGATCCGCACGGACAACGTCGTCGTCGACTACGCGTTGATGCCGTTGCCCGACGGCGCAACACTGCTGACTTACGCCGACGTGACGGACGCCAAGCGCGCCGAGCGCGCCCTCGTCGAACGCAACGAAGCGCTCGTCGCCGCCGACCGCCTGAAAACGAACTTCATCGGCCATATCTCCTACGAGCTGAGAACCCCGCTGAACACCATCATCGGTTTCTCCGACATGCTCGCGAGTCCGATGTTCGGCGAACTGAACGACAAGCAGAGAGAATATCTCGCCGACATCATGTCCTCGTCGAAGACGCTCCTCGCAATCATCGACGACATCCTGGACCTGACGACGATCGAAGCCGGCGGACTCGAGCTCAAAGTCGCGCCGGTCGGCGTGCGCGCGATCATCGACGCAGCCATTCTTGGCATTCGCGAACGCGCGGTCCGCTCGCGCCTTACGATCGATATCGCGGTCGCCGACGACGTGACGGAAATCATGGTCGATGAAGCGCGCATGCGTCAGGTGCTGTACAATCTCCTGTCCAATGCGGTCGGCTTCTCGAAAATCAACGGCACCGTGTACCTCGCCTGCTGGCGGCAAGCCGGAAACATCTTCTTCAGGGTCGAGGACGCCGGCATCGGCATCCCCAAAGATCAGATCGGCCGCGTCTTCCAGCGCTTCGAAAGCCGCAGCCGCGGCTCCGAGCATCGTGGCGCAGGCCTCGGCCTTTCAATTGCCAAAAGCCTCGTTGAGCTTCACGGCGGCAATATCGAAATCACTTCGGAGGAAGGTCGGGGAACACGCGTGGTCGTTCGAATTCCAGAGCGGCCCGTCTCCCGGACATCCGGCGGCGACAGAGACAGGCTGGCGGGCGGCGAGCGCGCAGCATAA
- the ahcY gene encoding adenosylhomocysteinase has protein sequence MSTKFTDYIVKDLGLADWGRKEIAIAETEMPGLMATREEYGSSKPLKGARIAGSLHMTIQTAVLIETLAALGADIRWVSCNIYSTQDHAAAAIAAAGIPVFAWKGETLTDYWDYTRKLFEWGDGGMPNLILDDGGDATMFVHLGLRAENGDTAFLDQPGSEEEEVFFALLKKTLAEKPKGWFASLAKSIKGVSEETTTGVHRLYEMQKSGKLLFPAINVNDSVTKSKFDNLYGCRESLVDGIRRGTDVMMAGKVAMVAGFGDVGKGSAASLRNAGCRVIVSEIDPICALQAAMEGYEVVTMEDAVPRADIFVTATGNKDIITIEHMRGMKDRAIVCNIGHFDNEIQVAGLKNLKWNNIKPQVDEIEFTDGKRIILLSEGRLVNLGNAMGHPSFVMSASFTNQTLAQIELHINQGKYKNEVYTLPKHLDEKVARLHLAKIGAKLTKLSPDQASYIGVKPEGPFKADHYRY, from the coding sequence ATGAGCACGAAATTCACGGATTACATCGTCAAGGACCTCGGCCTCGCCGACTGGGGACGCAAGGAAATTGCCATCGCCGAGACCGAGATGCCCGGCCTCATGGCGACGCGCGAGGAATACGGCTCTTCCAAGCCCTTGAAGGGCGCGCGCATCGCCGGCTCGTTGCACATGACGATCCAAACCGCCGTCCTGATCGAGACCCTGGCAGCCCTCGGCGCCGACATTCGCTGGGTCTCGTGCAACATCTACTCGACCCAAGACCACGCCGCGGCAGCCATCGCAGCCGCCGGCATTCCCGTATTCGCGTGGAAGGGCGAAACCCTGACCGACTACTGGGACTACACGCGCAAGCTCTTCGAGTGGGGCGACGGCGGCATGCCGAACCTGATCCTCGATGACGGCGGCGACGCGACGATGTTCGTGCACCTCGGTCTGCGCGCAGAGAACGGCGACACAGCCTTCCTCGATCAGCCCGGCTCCGAAGAAGAAGAAGTGTTCTTCGCACTTCTGAAGAAGACGTTGGCCGAGAAGCCCAAGGGCTGGTTCGCGTCTCTCGCGAAATCCATCAAGGGCGTGTCGGAAGAAACGACCACCGGCGTCCACCGCCTTTATGAAATGCAGAAGAGCGGCAAGCTCCTCTTCCCGGCAATCAACGTCAACGACTCCGTCACGAAGTCGAAGTTCGACAACCTCTACGGCTGCCGCGAAAGCCTCGTCGACGGTATCCGCCGCGGCACCGACGTGATGATGGCTGGTAAGGTCGCGATGGTTGCGGGCTTCGGCGACGTCGGCAAGGGATCGGCTGCCTCGCTCAGGAACGCGGGTTGCCGTGTGATCGTGTCCGAGATCGATCCGATCTGCGCACTGCAGGCCGCGATGGAAGGCTACGAAGTCGTGACGATGGAAGACGCCGTTCCGCGCGCCGACATCTTCGTAACGGCAACGGGCAACAAGGACATCATCACGATCGAACACATGCGGGGCATGAAGGACCGCGCGATCGTTTGCAACATCGGCCACTTCGACAACGAGATCCAGGTTGCCGGCCTCAAGAACTTGAAGTGGAACAACATCAAGCCGCAGGTTGACGAGATCGAATTCACGGACGGCAAGCGCATCATCCTTCTCTCGGAAGGCCGCTTGGTGAACCTTGGCAACGCGATGGGCCATCCCTCGTTCGTCATGTCCGCGTCGTTCACGAACCAGACGCTGGCGCAGATCGAGCTGCACATCAACCAAGGCAAGTACAAGAACGAGGTCTACACGTTGCCGAAGCACCTCGATGAGAAGGTCGCAAGGCTCCACCTCGCCAAGATCGGCGCCAAGCTGACGAAGCTCAGCCCCGATCAGGCCTCCTACATCGGCGTCAAGCCCGAAGGCCCCTTCAAGGCGGATCATTACCGCTATTAA